The following coding sequences lie in one Megalodesulfovibrio gigas DSM 1382 = ATCC 19364 genomic window:
- a CDS encoding 4Fe-4S dicluster domain-containing protein, translating into MMKPQLTTSVEIKDTLREAPIPSLVRIPIEPLHKPVVKKKQLVSCGQVIAENPAKGPHGTGYVHATIDGMVEDILPQAIVIGPAPAPKEGEAPPVFERPEPVADLDTIKGEELCRLLLELGIDTGKFRPSRTLVINGLNPEPGVIVSELLLKDAKPTLERGLELLERAIRPATVYLVMAESKKTSLYSCTVVPSTDRYPHTIDPLVVRKATGSERPDDVDVISISDLYRVGRVGKTGLPLVEAIVTVGDGVYRVPTGMPVRDLLDATDTPHGKGWQVALDGPMRGDPLCDLSVGVPENCTAITVVQEGQFPPVGPNPCINCGECVLACPAGIQPGMLSRFVEFDLVEETRSRHIAACLDCGMCAFVCPANRPMLQYLRLAKQLLAAKDAQLAECRLSD; encoded by the coding sequence ATGATGAAGCCACAATTGACTACATCCGTGGAAATCAAGGACACCCTCCGGGAGGCTCCCATTCCCTCTCTGGTGCGGATTCCCATCGAACCCCTCCACAAGCCCGTGGTGAAGAAAAAACAGCTCGTGAGCTGCGGGCAGGTCATCGCCGAAAATCCCGCCAAGGGACCGCACGGCACCGGCTATGTGCATGCCACCATCGACGGTATGGTGGAAGACATTCTGCCCCAGGCCATTGTTATCGGCCCGGCGCCGGCTCCCAAGGAAGGCGAAGCCCCGCCCGTGTTTGAGCGGCCCGAGCCTGTGGCCGATCTGGACACCATCAAGGGCGAAGAACTCTGCCGCCTGCTCCTGGAGCTGGGCATCGATACCGGCAAGTTCCGCCCCTCGCGCACCCTGGTCATCAACGGATTAAACCCCGAGCCAGGTGTCATCGTCAGCGAACTGCTTCTCAAGGATGCCAAGCCCACCCTGGAACGCGGCCTGGAGTTGCTGGAACGAGCCATCCGGCCGGCCACGGTCTATCTGGTGATGGCCGAGAGCAAGAAGACCTCTCTGTATAGCTGCACCGTCGTCCCCTCCACGGATCGCTACCCCCACACCATCGATCCCCTGGTGGTGCGCAAAGCCACCGGCTCGGAACGGCCCGACGATGTGGACGTGATCAGCATCTCGGATCTGTACCGCGTGGGGCGCGTGGGCAAGACCGGCCTGCCCCTGGTGGAGGCCATCGTCACCGTGGGTGACGGCGTGTACCGCGTGCCCACGGGCATGCCCGTGCGCGACCTGCTGGACGCCACGGACACCCCGCATGGCAAGGGCTGGCAGGTGGCCCTGGACGGCCCCATGCGTGGCGACCCCCTGTGCGACCTTTCCGTGGGCGTGCCCGAAAACTGCACCGCCATCACCGTGGTGCAGGAAGGCCAGTTCCCGCCCGTGGGCCCCAACCCGTGCATCAACTGCGGGGAATGCGTGCTGGCCTGCCCGGCGGGCATCCAGCCCGGCATGCTCTCGCGCTTTGTGGAATTCGATCTGGTGGAGGAAACCCGGTCCCGCCACATCGCCGCCTGCCTGGATTGCGGCATGTGCGCCTTCGTGTGCCCGGCCAACCGGCCCATGCTGCAGTACCTGCGGCTGGCCAAACAGCTGTTGGCAGCCAAGGACGCCCAGTTGGCCGAATGCCGGCTTTCGGACTGA
- a CDS encoding cytochrome c3 family protein → MKRRYAPIITGCGIMAVLALGGQFVHAPSDQPPVRFRFDNKGGDVVFTHSRHVDMGNACADCHHESATPEPQPVPCGSCHPAEFDARWIDAHKTTLSPATCTRCHHATFGKLTWNHQEHVDQYATSCTDCHHGPDIEPEPTACSSCHGNAADGKTPSLRVAVHTRCETCHSDLYEQKTAGCKTCHEQLPGAAGPAQPSCASCHYDAEAPLLPTRMDAFHGQCMGCHETSGAGPFGEKSCSRCHTR, encoded by the coding sequence TTGAAAAGACGCTACGCGCCCATCATCACTGGTTGTGGCATCATGGCTGTGCTGGCCCTTGGCGGCCAGTTCGTGCATGCGCCCTCGGACCAGCCGCCCGTACGGTTCAGGTTCGACAACAAGGGCGGAGATGTCGTCTTCACCCATTCGCGGCATGTGGACATGGGCAACGCCTGTGCCGACTGCCACCACGAAAGCGCCACGCCGGAACCCCAGCCTGTGCCATGCGGGTCCTGTCATCCGGCGGAATTCGACGCCCGGTGGATCGACGCCCACAAGACCACGCTGAGTCCCGCCACCTGCACCCGCTGCCATCACGCCACGTTTGGCAAGCTGACCTGGAATCACCAGGAGCACGTGGACCAGTACGCCACGAGCTGTACCGACTGCCACCACGGGCCGGACATCGAACCCGAGCCCACGGCCTGCAGCAGCTGCCACGGCAATGCGGCGGACGGCAAGACGCCCTCCCTGCGCGTGGCTGTGCACACCCGGTGCGAGACCTGCCACAGCGATTTGTACGAGCAGAAGACCGCGGGCTGCAAAACCTGCCACGAGCAGTTGCCCGGCGCGGCCGGCCCGGCCCAGCCCTCCTGCGCGTCCTGCCATTACGACGCCGAAGCCCCCCTGCTGCCCACCCGCATGGATGCCTTCCATGGCCAGTGCATGGGCTGCCACGAAACGTCCGGCGCAGGCCCCTTCGGCGAAAAATCCTGCTCCCGCTGCCACACCCGGTGA
- a CDS encoding amphi-Trp domain-containing protein — protein MSKSGLAIKGAMDFDSVSTFLTDLVASFKERTICVQRGEEFVTLKPGELIELELEVLVKKGKQKLSLELAWRDEVLTEVEAPFKVSSKEPEPVVPAEDPCLATLPVAEAAAPATVLVKPEEKKAEDKKEDTKPAGGKK, from the coding sequence ATGAGCAAGAGCGGTCTGGCCATCAAGGGCGCCATGGATTTCGATTCCGTTTCCACCTTCCTCACGGATCTGGTGGCCAGCTTCAAGGAGCGCACCATCTGCGTGCAGCGCGGCGAGGAATTCGTCACCCTCAAGCCTGGCGAGCTCATTGAGCTGGAGCTGGAGGTGCTGGTCAAGAAGGGCAAGCAGAAGCTCTCCCTGGAACTCGCCTGGCGTGACGAGGTGCTCACCGAGGTGGAAGCGCCCTTCAAGGTCAGCTCCAAGGAGCCCGAGCCTGTGGTGCCTGCGGAAGACCCCTGCCTGGCCACCTTGCCGGTGGCAGAAGCGGCGGCTCCGGCCACCGTGCTGGTGAAGCCCGAAGAGAAAAAGGCTGAAGACAAGAAAGAAGACACCAAGCCCGCCGGCGGCAAGAAGTAA
- a CDS encoding esterase-like activity of phytase family protein has protein sequence MHRNLKGLLAGAVCLAVSAAVPAWAGQTGSAERDAALAKIGLTGARLPHAVLKNDVPDTARAGEMIEIRNGGFGSDMAAHPTVATQFYALTDRGPNADHEGPQGKGKFFPTPDYTPRIGLFALQPDGSVTLEKTILLRRPDGTPITGLPNAKGLGGTSETPYSADGSPVLVHQDKPFNDNATSPDYNPLRLDEYGLDSEGLVALSDGTFWVSDEYGPHIVHYDAEGKEIGRINPFAKDARASIKLPAELGKRWPNRGMEGLAITPDEKTLVGLMQSTLNNPDKSAQGQTATRIVTVDLATGKVAQYLYKQEKPKNANSGIAALSATQFLLIERDGAFAGKKPEAMKHLYRIDLSTGTDLETVTAPGTTQDEALGLLIDGKPLEQAVLEGGWEALAAKGVKPVEKTLVADLVKLNGYPHDKLEGLWVVDDNTVAVINDDDFALWGSDKGMEQKILSNGQLDGNTLYVIKAPLLAK, from the coding sequence ATGCATCGCAACCTGAAAGGCTTGCTGGCGGGCGCGGTCTGTCTGGCGGTAAGCGCAGCCGTCCCCGCCTGGGCTGGTCAGACCGGCAGCGCCGAGCGTGATGCCGCGCTGGCCAAAATCGGCCTCACGGGCGCGCGCCTGCCCCATGCTGTGCTCAAAAACGACGTGCCCGACACGGCTCGTGCCGGCGAGATGATCGAAATCCGCAATGGCGGTTTCGGTTCCGACATGGCCGCCCACCCCACCGTGGCCACGCAGTTCTACGCCCTCACCGATCGCGGCCCCAATGCCGACCACGAGGGGCCCCAGGGCAAGGGCAAGTTCTTTCCCACCCCGGACTACACGCCGCGTATTGGCCTCTTTGCGCTTCAGCCCGACGGCAGCGTGACCCTGGAAAAGACCATCCTCCTGCGCCGGCCCGATGGCACGCCCATCACCGGCCTGCCCAACGCCAAGGGCCTGGGCGGCACCAGCGAGACGCCCTACAGCGCCGACGGCTCGCCCGTGCTCGTCCATCAGGACAAGCCGTTCAATGACAACGCCACCAGCCCGGACTACAACCCCCTGCGCCTGGACGAATACGGTCTGGACAGCGAAGGCCTGGTGGCCCTTTCCGATGGCACGTTTTGGGTGAGCGACGAATACGGCCCGCACATCGTCCACTACGACGCCGAAGGCAAGGAAATCGGCCGCATCAACCCCTTTGCCAAGGACGCCCGCGCCTCCATCAAGCTCCCGGCGGAATTGGGCAAGCGGTGGCCCAATCGCGGCATGGAAGGCCTGGCCATCACCCCGGACGAGAAAACCTTGGTGGGGCTGATGCAGTCCACCTTGAACAACCCCGACAAGTCCGCCCAGGGGCAGACGGCCACGCGCATTGTCACCGTGGACCTGGCTACGGGCAAGGTGGCCCAATACTTGTACAAGCAGGAAAAGCCCAAGAACGCCAACTCGGGCATTGCGGCGCTTTCTGCCACACAGTTCCTGCTTATTGAGCGCGATGGCGCCTTTGCCGGCAAAAAGCCCGAGGCCATGAAGCACCTGTATCGCATCGACCTCTCCACGGGCACGGATCTGGAAACCGTCACCGCCCCTGGCACCACGCAGGATGAGGCGTTGGGACTGCTCATCGACGGCAAGCCCCTGGAGCAGGCAGTGCTGGAAGGCGGCTGGGAAGCCCTGGCTGCCAAGGGTGTGAAGCCTGTGGAAAAGACGCTGGTGGCGGATTTGGTCAAGCTGAACGGCTACCCCCACGACAAGCTGGAAGGGCTGTGGGTGGTGGACGACAACACCGTGGCGGTGATCAACGACGACGACTTTGCCCTCTGGGGCTCGGACAAGGGCATGGAGCAGAAAATCCTCTCCAACGGCCAGTTGGATGGCAACACCCTCTATGTGATCAAGGCCCCGCTCCTGGCCAAATAG
- a CDS encoding AMP-binding protein yields the protein MPPVQRLTPATYADFMRDFRMDVPEGYNFAYDFLDAEAAVDPARPAMVHVDDAGVRREYNLGYFSTQSTKLANALQALGVGQGDRLMLILHRRVEFWVTMLALHKLGAVPVPSPALLTPKDIVFRVQFGKIKGCIAETGVIPRVDEALPQCPDLTVRVQVGDGRADGWHNYDAILDAAPATPPVLARRPGGEDPLLIFFTSGTTGMPKMVAHSHTYPLGHYVTGVYWHNLRPGDLHLTLADTGWGKAVWGKFYGQWMAGATVFTWDFRGKFEPSRLLEMLAGHGITSFCAPPTVYRFLVRENLANYDLSKLRHCTTAGELLNDGVFIAWKAATGLPIYEGYGQTETTLQLATFPWMEPKPGSIGRPTPGWDLVLMNEEGKPCPPGEEGEICVRCEQPVLGLFQGYLDEPKRTAAARYDGWYHTGDKAWMDEEGYFFFLGRTDDLIKSSGYRIGPFEVESALITHPAVVEAAVTGVPDPERGQVVKATVVLAPGHTPSDELTKALQQHVKTVTAPYKYPRIVEYVGALPKTISGKIKRAEIRLRDEGKEAQE from the coding sequence ATGCCCCCCGTTCAGCGTCTCACGCCTGCCACGTACGCCGACTTCATGCGCGATTTCCGGATGGACGTCCCCGAAGGCTACAACTTCGCCTATGATTTTCTGGATGCCGAAGCTGCCGTGGATCCTGCCCGGCCGGCCATGGTCCATGTGGACGATGCCGGCGTGCGCCGCGAATACAATCTCGGCTACTTCTCCACCCAGTCCACCAAACTGGCCAACGCCCTGCAGGCCCTGGGCGTGGGTCAGGGCGACCGCCTCATGCTCATCCTGCACCGCCGGGTGGAATTCTGGGTCACCATGCTGGCCCTGCACAAACTGGGCGCCGTGCCCGTGCCCTCCCCGGCCCTGCTCACGCCCAAGGACATCGTCTTCCGCGTGCAGTTCGGCAAGATCAAGGGCTGCATTGCCGAAACCGGCGTCATCCCCCGCGTGGATGAGGCCCTGCCCCAGTGCCCGGACCTGACCGTGCGCGTGCAGGTGGGCGACGGCCGCGCCGACGGCTGGCACAACTACGACGCCATCCTCGACGCCGCCCCGGCCACGCCCCCGGTGCTGGCGCGCAGACCCGGCGGCGAAGACCCGCTGCTCATCTTCTTCACCTCCGGCACCACCGGCATGCCCAAGATGGTGGCCCACAGCCACACCTATCCCCTGGGCCATTACGTAACCGGCGTGTACTGGCACAACCTGCGCCCCGGCGACCTGCACCTCACCCTGGCGGATACCGGCTGGGGCAAGGCCGTGTGGGGCAAGTTCTACGGGCAGTGGATGGCCGGGGCCACGGTGTTCACCTGGGACTTCCGCGGCAAATTCGAGCCCTCGCGCCTGCTGGAGATGCTGGCCGGCCACGGCATCACCTCCTTCTGCGCTCCGCCCACGGTGTACCGCTTCCTGGTGCGGGAGAACCTCGCCAATTACGACCTCTCCAAACTGCGCCACTGCACCACCGCCGGCGAACTGCTCAACGACGGCGTCTTCATCGCCTGGAAGGCCGCCACCGGCCTGCCCATCTACGAAGGCTACGGCCAGACCGAAACCACCCTGCAGCTGGCCACCTTCCCCTGGATGGAGCCCAAGCCCGGCTCCATCGGCCGGCCCACGCCGGGCTGGGATCTCGTGCTCATGAACGAGGAAGGCAAGCCCTGCCCTCCTGGCGAGGAAGGCGAAATCTGCGTGCGCTGCGAACAGCCCGTCCTCGGCCTGTTCCAAGGCTACCTGGACGAGCCCAAACGCACCGCCGCCGCCCGCTACGACGGCTGGTACCACACCGGGGACAAGGCCTGGATGGATGAGGAAGGCTACTTCTTCTTCCTGGGCCGCACCGACGACCTCATCAAAAGCTCGGGCTACCGCATCGGGCCGTTTGAGGTGGAATCCGCCCTCATCACCCACCCTGCCGTGGTGGAAGCCGCCGTCACCGGCGTGCCCGACCCCGAACGCGGCCAGGTGGTCAAGGCCACGGTGGTGCTCGCGCCAGGGCACACACCCTCCGACGAGCTGACCAAGGCCCTGCAGCAGCACGTCAAAACCGTCACCGCGCCCTACAAGTATCCGCGCATCGTGGAATACGTGGGCGCACTGCCCAAGACCATCAGCGGCAAGATCAAACGTGCCGAAATCCGCCTGCGCGACGAAGGAAAAGAGGCGCAGGAGTAG
- a CDS encoding helix-turn-helix domain-containing protein gives MSHPASPPAASTCLAFPDRDVAARLKGLRDSLDWSPETMAEKSGARVEDVLMYENGSCEIPVSHLFKVAQAAGVDLTDLLSGHEAHLRRYTVVKKGQGMPVERRSAYSYLSLASRFTHRAMEPFLVTVPPCTREELHRNSHPGQEFCYMLEGTMEVLLDGEAVVLEPHDTLYFNAMIPHAMRSLTDQPATFLDVII, from the coding sequence ATGTCCCATCCGGCTTCTCCCCCCGCTGCCTCCACCTGCCTCGCCTTCCCGGATCGTGACGTCGCCGCCCGGCTCAAGGGCCTGCGCGATTCCCTGGACTGGTCCCCCGAGACCATGGCCGAAAAATCCGGCGCCAGGGTGGAAGATGTGCTCATGTATGAAAATGGTTCCTGCGAAATTCCCGTCAGCCATCTCTTCAAGGTGGCCCAGGCTGCCGGTGTGGACCTCACGGACCTGCTCTCCGGCCACGAGGCCCACCTGCGCCGCTACACGGTGGTGAAGAAAGGCCAGGGCATGCCCGTGGAACGCCGCTCGGCCTACAGCTACCTGAGCCTGGCCTCGCGGTTCACCCACCGGGCCATGGAACCGTTCCTGGTGACCGTCCCCCCCTGCACCCGGGAAGAGCTGCACCGCAACTCGCATCCTGGCCAGGAGTTCTGCTACATGCTCGAAGGCACCATGGAAGTGCTGCTGGACGGTGAAGCCGTGGTGCTGGAACCGCATGACACCCTGTACTTCAACGCCATGATTCCCCATGCCATGCGCAGCCTGACGGACCAGCCGGCCACCTTTTTGGATGTGATCATCTAG
- a CDS encoding PAS domain-containing sensor histidine kinase: MLKLKPASLAAIYFVFGMLWILLSDELMALAFRASPDLLILVSKMKGTLFILCTTLLLYGLLRQYERSRRIQDQALRESEETFRKLFEGSPDPILLMRGERFIECNQAALQLLETDDRDRLVGATAFDFSPALQSDGRSSREAGLGFIARAWEEGISRFEWQCTTFKDHLLIIEVSLLPITVHGERLLHNTWRDVTLRKRAEDALRQSHDALEKVVARRTKDLQQANDKLRQLDELRRAFLSFASHELRTPLTSVLGFAALAVKSVTRHIVPALAHNPVAMQRAQTLLANLQVIESEGRRLARLVDDLLDLSKIESEQYAWNDTRLRLGDVVQAAVATIQGELAARPELRLELILDPDAPAMLADHDRMLQVFLNLLGNALKFTPAGFIRVTVHPASDGGLEARVEDSGRGIPPGDLERIFERFYQTGHADTAAHPKGTGLGLAICRQIVEHYGGHIRAESMPGKGAAFIMRWPANAQCLVA, encoded by the coding sequence ATGCTCAAGCTCAAACCAGCCAGCCTCGCCGCCATCTACTTCGTGTTCGGGATGCTCTGGATTCTGTTGTCTGATGAGCTCATGGCCCTGGCGTTCCGGGCCTCGCCGGATCTGCTCATCCTGGTAAGCAAGATGAAGGGCACGCTGTTCATCTTGTGTACCACCCTGCTGCTGTACGGGCTGCTCAGGCAGTACGAGCGCAGCCGGCGCATCCAGGACCAGGCCCTGCGCGAAAGCGAGGAAACCTTCCGCAAGCTGTTTGAAGGTTCGCCCGATCCTATTTTATTGATGCGCGGCGAACGCTTTATCGAGTGCAACCAGGCCGCGTTGCAGCTCCTGGAAACCGATGACCGCGACCGTCTGGTGGGCGCCACCGCCTTCGATTTTTCCCCGGCCCTGCAATCCGATGGACGTTCCTCCCGCGAGGCCGGCCTGGGGTTCATTGCCCGCGCCTGGGAGGAGGGCATCAGCCGTTTCGAGTGGCAGTGCACCACGTTCAAAGACCATCTGTTGATCATTGAGGTGTCCCTTCTCCCCATCACCGTGCATGGGGAGCGGCTGTTGCATAACACCTGGCGCGACGTAACCCTGCGCAAGCGGGCCGAGGATGCCCTGCGCCAGTCCCATGATGCCCTGGAAAAAGTCGTGGCCCGACGCACCAAGGATTTGCAGCAGGCCAACGACAAGCTGCGCCAGCTTGATGAGCTCCGGCGCGCCTTCCTTTCCTTTGCGTCCCACGAGCTGCGCACGCCCCTGACCTCGGTGCTGGGGTTCGCCGCCCTGGCCGTCAAAAGCGTCACCCGCCACATTGTGCCGGCCCTGGCGCACAACCCCGTGGCCATGCAGCGGGCGCAGACCCTGCTGGCCAATCTGCAGGTCATCGAAAGCGAAGGCCGCCGTCTGGCCCGGCTGGTGGATGATCTCCTGGACCTGAGCAAGATCGAGTCCGAACAATATGCCTGGAACGACACCCGCCTGCGCCTGGGGGACGTGGTGCAGGCTGCCGTGGCCACCATCCAGGGCGAACTGGCCGCCAGACCCGAACTGCGGCTGGAACTGATCCTGGACCCAGACGCCCCGGCCATGCTGGCGGACCATGACCGCATGCTGCAGGTGTTTCTGAATCTGCTGGGCAATGCCCTCAAGTTCACGCCGGCAGGGTTCATTCGCGTGACGGTGCATCCCGCGTCCGACGGCGGGCTGGAAGCGCGGGTGGAGGACTCCGGCCGGGGGATTCCCCCCGGGGATCTGGAACGCATTTTTGAACGGTTCTACCAGACTGGGCATGCCGATACCGCGGCGCATCCCAAGGGCACCGGCCTGGGGCTGGCCATCTGCAGGCAGATTGTGGAGCATTACGGCGGGCACATCCGGGCGGAATCCATGCCGGGCAAGGGCGCTGCATTCATCATGCGCTGGCCTGCAAATGCGCAATGTCTTGTTGCGTAG
- a CDS encoding response regulator gives MALAMVVLAGLLTFAWGVPVRAAATSVRVGVYENPPLLGVGPGGQPEGIFLDVLQEVARRANWELTYVYGSWTSMFEAVQAGDIDLLPVVAYREDRKPLLDYSDRPLLTNWGQVFARDGAPIDTLTALPGKRVGLLLHDVHAEAFRTLIASFDIAVTEVPFDSYEALFIALQEGRVDAGVVNRIYGDMQGTRFAVQPTPIIFNPIQIRFAVGKGDPHGLLPTLDAEVARLMHSRDSVYYQSLDRWLTASVHQERPVWLLHALLLLVAAVALFFGLTMLLKRQVTRSTAALARQNERLAREVEERRLAEERLQREASCNEAQAAIARAITAYGVTIRAVAENIYDQAMQRTGSRFGFVASINPATGEVLGHALSPMVHEDRCALRQPALVLSRGAKGYPGLWGHALNSRQGFFTNAPQAHPHYQGLPQGHVPLEQFLVMPAVVGTEAVGLIALANPGRDYTAEDLTAVEALADLFAMAVSRIRSVEALSCAKEAAEKASLVKSSFLAVMSHEIRTPLNGVMGMLQLLQTTRLDDEQQEYVEAALRTSGILLRLLSDILDISRIEADKLPMAREVYCLEDVIQPVVELFGHEARRKGLAFTLRQDPSAPAFCWGDAGRVRQMLYNLIANAVKFTHQGGITLEVYATPAPPHPPWATDERVMLHLVVADTGVGIDDAMLDIVFGDFTQAEAVYTRKFGGSGLGLAIVKRLTIMMGGSLCIENGEAGGTMMHLALPVDCVAEEQQPDCHQKAKAVPADPSLLDLSHCRVLVVEDEQVNRLTVTRFLEKLGCTVQAAVNGQEALALLADMHAGTVDAVLMDIQMPEMDGTETTRRIRGGEAGAQHRTVPIIALTAHAMAGDREAFLRVGMDAYLAKPVEMDALETVLRHVLHGKRPAGG, from the coding sequence ATGGCGCTGGCCATGGTGGTGCTGGCAGGGCTGCTGACGTTCGCCTGGGGAGTACCCGTGCGCGCAGCCGCCACGTCGGTGCGGGTGGGGGTGTATGAGAACCCCCCCCTGCTTGGTGTGGGGCCGGGCGGCCAGCCCGAAGGCATCTTTCTGGATGTGCTGCAGGAGGTGGCCCGCCGCGCCAACTGGGAGCTGACATACGTCTATGGCAGCTGGACCAGCATGTTCGAGGCGGTGCAGGCCGGCGATATCGACCTGCTGCCCGTGGTGGCCTACCGCGAGGACCGCAAACCCCTGCTCGACTATTCCGATCGCCCCCTGCTCACGAACTGGGGACAGGTGTTCGCCCGCGACGGCGCGCCCATCGATACCCTGACCGCCCTGCCCGGCAAGCGCGTGGGCCTGCTGCTGCATGATGTGCATGCCGAGGCCTTCCGAACGCTGATCGCTTCCTTCGATATTGCCGTGACCGAGGTCCCCTTTGATTCGTACGAGGCGCTTTTCATCGCCTTGCAGGAGGGGAGGGTGGACGCCGGCGTGGTCAACCGGATCTATGGCGATATGCAGGGCACCCGCTTTGCCGTGCAACCCACGCCCATCATTTTCAATCCCATCCAGATACGGTTTGCCGTGGGCAAGGGCGATCCGCATGGCTTGCTGCCCACCCTGGATGCCGAGGTGGCGCGCCTGATGCATTCCAGGGATTCCGTGTACTATCAGTCGCTGGATCGCTGGCTCACGGCGTCCGTGCATCAGGAACGGCCTGTATGGCTGCTGCATGCGTTGCTGCTGTTGGTGGCGGCGGTGGCCCTGTTTTTCGGGCTCACTATGCTGCTCAAGCGGCAGGTGACCCGCAGCACGGCGGCCCTGGCCCGGCAGAACGAGCGCCTGGCCCGCGAGGTGGAGGAACGCCGTCTGGCCGAAGAACGGCTGCAGCGCGAAGCCTCCTGCAATGAGGCCCAGGCGGCCATTGCCAGGGCCATCACCGCGTATGGCGTGACCATCCGTGCCGTGGCCGAAAACATCTACGATCAGGCCATGCAGCGCACCGGGAGCCGGTTCGGCTTTGTGGCCAGCATCAATCCGGCGACTGGCGAGGTGCTGGGGCATGCGCTTTCGCCCATGGTGCACGAGGACCGCTGCGCCCTGCGGCAACCGGCGCTGGTGCTTTCCCGGGGGGCAAAGGGGTATCCCGGCCTGTGGGGGCACGCCTTGAACAGCAGGCAGGGGTTTTTCACCAATGCGCCGCAGGCGCATCCGCACTATCAGGGGCTGCCGCAGGGGCACGTGCCGCTGGAGCAGTTTCTGGTCATGCCGGCGGTGGTGGGCACGGAGGCGGTGGGGCTCATCGCCCTGGCCAATCCCGGCCGCGACTACACCGCGGAAGATCTGACCGCCGTCGAGGCGTTGGCGGATCTCTTCGCCATGGCCGTGTCGCGCATTCGCAGTGTGGAGGCGCTTTCCTGCGCCAAGGAGGCGGCGGAAAAGGCCAGCCTGGTCAAATCCTCCTTCCTGGCCGTGATGAGTCATGAAATCCGCACCCCGCTCAACGGTGTCATGGGCATGCTGCAACTGCTGCAAACCACCCGCCTGGACGACGAGCAGCAGGAGTATGTGGAGGCGGCCCTGCGCACCAGCGGCATCCTGCTGCGGCTGCTGTCGGACATCCTGGACATCTCCCGCATCGAGGCGGACAAGCTGCCCATGGCCCGGGAGGTCTATTGTCTGGAAGATGTCATCCAGCCCGTGGTGGAACTCTTCGGGCACGAGGCCCGGCGCAAGGGACTGGCGTTCACGCTGCGACAGGATCCCAGCGCCCCGGCCTTCTGCTGGGGAGATGCCGGCCGGGTGCGCCAGATGCTGTACAATCTGATTGCCAACGCCGTGAAGTTCACCCATCAGGGCGGCATCACCCTGGAAGTGTATGCCACGCCGGCTCCGCCGCACCCCCCCTGGGCCACGGATGAACGCGTGATGCTGCATCTGGTGGTGGCCGACACCGGCGTGGGCATCGACGATGCCATGCTCGACATCGTGTTCGGTGACTTCACCCAGGCAGAAGCCGTGTACACCCGAAAGTTTGGCGGCTCCGGCCTGGGGCTGGCCATCGTCAAGCGGCTCACCATCATGATGGGCGGTTCCCTGTGCATTGAAAACGGCGAGGCCGGCGGCACGATGATGCATCTGGCCCTGCCCGTGGACTGCGTGGCCGAGGAACAGCAGCCAGACTGCCACCAGAAGGCGAAGGCCGTGCCGGCGGACCCGTCCTTGCTTGATCTGTCCCACTGCAGGGTGCTGGTGGTGGAAGATGAGCAGGTCAACCGCCTGACCGTGACGCGGTTTCTGGAAAAACTGGGCTGCACCGTGCAGGCTGCCGTCAACGGACAGGAAGCCTTGGCGCTGCTGGCCGACATGCATGCCGGGACCGTGGATGCGGTGCTTATGGACATCCAGATGCCGGAAATGGACGGCACCGAGACCACCCGGCGCATTCGCGGCGGCGAGGCCGGGGCGCAACACCGCACCGTGCCCATCATCGCCCTGACGGCGCATGCCATGGCTGGCGACCGCGAAGCATTTCTCCGTGTCGGCATGGATGCTTATCTGGCCAAACCGGTGGAAATGGACGCTCTGGAGACCGTCCTGCGCCACGTGCTGCATGGGAAACGGCCTGCAGGCGGCTGA